The following proteins come from a genomic window of Pyxidicoccus sp. MSG2:
- a CDS encoding AAA family ATPase has protein sequence MKPGLRIDGLRVQGFGRFSQLHRELGPGMHLLYGPNEAGKSTLLAFLRSMLFGFEKNGHPERYEPRDGGTFGGELRLTTEVGPLLVRRVAASRKSKGEPTVLGPDGQPLPWERVQDALGHVSRELFFDVFAFRLEELAGFERLTEQRGASEALVAASMRGARRLPEVVAQLEKRAGGLYKPNGQTPLLNEALRALEDVQARLREAGDRPARYFTEKERLAARSEEQRVLEAELHDAGRELERLGRLEAALADVSALAEARAELASLPELEHFPEGGEARLEDALHRRRSYRAEGARLAEKLSTVDAGLERLDAPSPVRGREEALHLALAAYTERSGLLRALPARRAAVEEKRRQVERELRELGLPVDGPGLLALDLSASVRAALEELATRLTAVETERREATGARMRARSERERLDGAVVRARAELAGLPDLRPAQVRQQQSGLGRLRGVRGELDRLGEQRAELRRQFESARAQGEPTPVEVVLPMWWVPAVAGVTVALAVVAWLLAGTAAGALSLVGGLLLTGVLEVVRRRVEAARDAGLEAHAARQRGRQQEEERLRSAMAGLAAREELLHRDLLSAAAESCMTPVATASDVAAREALLAEALEQAGRREVLLRDEEKLREVHGAAVLEEQRAEETLREAEARHGTLATELAAHLSARHFPATLPASAALTLWRDAAALRQRLLDVGTEEAALAVDERACAPVALKLWEEAEAAGLASGLVASEAARVAVEWSTGTPRPMTAAPSSSARESVAKRATAIMATLPPGALETVAARVAAALETAREETAERRVLEESRRELLAEKARLDGLSHEEELALALLLAEGGGTHEESFRRRAAQARRYAELTHRARELSQRIEARTGLTEAHVRDALREVGGEEGLHASLGTRRARHTEAQERNKAVLTELGALSNQLEAWENDDELARLRIEEEALRARVAELATRYAADRLTLALLARARRRFEEEQQPRVVQLASEHFAALTQGRYRRVFIPTGEERELRVGDGERDWSAAQLSRGTREQLYLAFRLAVVRDFGETRGALPLIVDDVLVNFDPERARGAIRLLARLSTQHQVIAFTCHPWLREAFAAEGARVQELDSTMSTVQPVPVPELQAG, from the coding sequence ATGAAGCCAGGGCTGCGCATCGACGGGTTGCGCGTGCAGGGCTTCGGCCGCTTCTCCCAGCTCCACCGCGAGCTGGGGCCGGGGATGCACCTGCTGTACGGACCCAACGAGGCGGGCAAGAGCACGCTGCTCGCCTTCCTGCGCAGCATGCTGTTCGGCTTCGAGAAGAACGGACACCCGGAGCGCTACGAGCCCCGGGACGGCGGCACCTTCGGCGGCGAGCTGCGGCTGACGACGGAAGTGGGGCCGCTGCTGGTGCGGCGCGTGGCGGCGAGCCGGAAGTCCAAGGGCGAGCCCACGGTGCTGGGGCCGGACGGGCAGCCCCTGCCATGGGAGCGCGTGCAGGACGCGCTGGGCCACGTGTCGCGCGAGCTGTTCTTCGACGTCTTCGCCTTCCGCCTGGAAGAGCTGGCCGGCTTCGAGCGACTCACCGAGCAGCGCGGCGCCTCCGAGGCCCTCGTCGCCGCGAGCATGCGCGGCGCGCGAAGGCTGCCGGAGGTGGTGGCGCAGTTGGAGAAGCGCGCGGGCGGCCTCTACAAACCGAACGGGCAGACGCCGCTGTTGAACGAGGCGCTGCGGGCCCTGGAGGACGTGCAGGCCCGCTTGCGCGAGGCGGGAGACCGGCCGGCGCGGTACTTCACGGAGAAGGAGCGGCTGGCCGCGCGAAGTGAAGAGCAGCGCGTGCTGGAGGCGGAACTGCACGACGCGGGCCGCGAGCTGGAGCGGCTCGGGCGACTGGAGGCGGCGCTGGCGGACGTGTCGGCTCTCGCGGAGGCCCGGGCGGAGCTGGCGTCGCTGCCCGAGCTGGAGCACTTCCCCGAAGGCGGCGAGGCCCGGCTGGAGGACGCGCTGCACCGGCGCAGGAGCTACCGCGCGGAAGGGGCGCGGCTTGCGGAGAAGCTCTCCACGGTGGACGCGGGGCTGGAGCGGCTGGACGCGCCGTCTCCCGTGCGTGGGCGGGAGGAGGCGCTGCACCTGGCGCTGGCCGCGTACACGGAGCGCTCGGGGTTGTTGCGGGCACTGCCCGCGCGGCGCGCGGCGGTGGAGGAGAAGCGCCGGCAGGTGGAGCGCGAGCTGCGCGAGCTGGGGCTGCCGGTGGATGGGCCCGGGCTGCTGGCTTTGGATTTGAGCGCGAGCGTGCGCGCGGCGCTGGAGGAGCTGGCCACTCGGCTCACGGCGGTGGAGACGGAGCGCCGCGAGGCCACGGGCGCGCGGATGCGGGCGCGCTCGGAGCGGGAGCGACTGGACGGCGCGGTCGTGCGCGCGCGCGCGGAGCTGGCGGGGCTGCCGGACTTGCGGCCCGCACAGGTGCGCCAGCAGCAGTCCGGCCTGGGTCGGCTGCGCGGGGTCCGCGGTGAGCTGGACCGGCTGGGCGAGCAGCGCGCCGAGCTGCGGCGACAGTTCGAGAGCGCCCGCGCGCAGGGAGAACCGACTCCGGTGGAGGTGGTGCTGCCCATGTGGTGGGTACCCGCCGTCGCGGGAGTGACGGTGGCGCTCGCGGTGGTGGCGTGGCTGCTGGCGGGGACGGCGGCCGGGGCGCTGAGTCTCGTGGGCGGCCTGCTGCTGACGGGCGTGCTGGAGGTGGTGAGGCGCCGCGTGGAGGCCGCGCGCGACGCGGGACTGGAGGCACATGCGGCGCGGCAGCGCGGGAGGCAGCAGGAGGAGGAACGGCTGCGCTCGGCGATGGCGGGGCTGGCGGCGCGAGAGGAATTGCTGCACCGGGATTTGCTGTCCGCGGCGGCGGAGTCCTGCATGACGCCGGTGGCGACGGCGTCGGACGTGGCGGCACGGGAGGCCCTGCTGGCGGAAGCGCTGGAGCAGGCGGGGCGGCGCGAGGTGCTCCTGCGAGATGAGGAGAAGCTCCGGGAGGTGCATGGCGCGGCGGTGCTCGAGGAGCAGCGCGCGGAGGAGACGCTGCGCGAGGCCGAGGCGCGACACGGGACGCTCGCGACGGAGCTGGCGGCGCACCTGTCCGCGCGGCACTTCCCCGCCACGCTCCCGGCGTCGGCGGCCCTGACGTTGTGGCGGGATGCGGCGGCGCTCCGGCAGCGGCTGCTGGACGTGGGCACGGAGGAGGCGGCACTCGCGGTGGATGAGCGGGCCTGCGCGCCCGTGGCCCTCAAGCTCTGGGAGGAGGCCGAGGCGGCGGGACTTGCTTCGGGATTGGTGGCCTCGGAAGCAGCGCGGGTGGCGGTGGAGTGGTCCACCGGCACCCCGCGGCCCATGACGGCGGCACCGTCTTCGAGCGCACGGGAGAGCGTGGCGAAGCGTGCAACCGCCATCATGGCGACGCTCCCGCCGGGCGCCTTGGAGACTGTCGCCGCGCGAGTCGCCGCCGCGCTGGAGACGGCACGCGAGGAGACCGCCGAGCGCCGGGTCCTGGAGGAGAGCCGCCGCGAGCTGCTCGCGGAGAAGGCCCGGCTGGACGGCCTGTCCCATGAGGAGGAGCTGGCGCTCGCGCTGCTGCTGGCCGAGGGCGGCGGCACCCACGAGGAGTCCTTCCGCCGCCGCGCAGCACAGGCCCGCCGCTACGCCGAGCTCACGCACCGGGCACGCGAGCTGTCCCAGCGAATCGAAGCACGCACCGGCCTGACGGAGGCCCACGTGCGCGACGCCCTCCGCGAAGTGGGCGGAGAGGAAGGACTGCACGCCTCACTGGGCACCCGGCGCGCGAGGCACACCGAGGCCCAGGAGCGGAACAAGGCGGTGCTCACGGAGCTGGGCGCCCTCAGCAATCAGCTCGAAGCCTGGGAGAACGACGACGAGCTGGCGCGGCTCCGCATCGAGGAGGAAGCGCTGCGCGCCCGCGTCGCGGAGCTGGCCACGCGCTACGCCGCCGACCGGCTGACGCTGGCCCTGCTCGCCCGAGCCCGACGCCGCTTCGAGGAGGAGCAGCAGCCACGCGTGGTGCAGCTCGCCTCCGAGCACTTCGCCGCCCTCACCCAGGGCCGCTACCGCCGCGTCTTCATCCCCACAGGCGAGGAGCGCGAGCTGCGCGTGGGAGACGGCGAGCGCGACTGGAGCGCGGCACAGCTCTCGCGGGGCACCCGGGAGCAGCTCTACCTCGCCTTCCGGCTCGCGGTGGTGCGCGACTTCGGGGAGACGCGCGGCGCGCTGCCGCTCATCGTGGACGACGTGCTGGTGAACTTCGACCCGGAGCGGGCCCGTGGCGCCATCCGCCTGCTGGCCCGGCTCTCCACGCAGCACCAGGTGATTGCCTTCACCTGCCACCCCTGGCTGCGCGAGGCCTTCGCGGCCGAGGGCGCTCGGGTGCAGGAACTGGACTCCACCATGAGCACTGTGCAGCCCGTCCCCGTCCCCGAGCTCCAGGCCGGCTGA
- a CDS encoding carboxypeptidase regulatory-like domain-containing protein: MRKGTGLAVATGVLAMAVGLGIALSRPTTPSAPEQVTRPARESTGFVLAAPSPRTDGDLRIRGVVLGGGGPLAGVHVFATRPQPGQTLSELSCGEVLQRREWRQKLPNCMNEAASAVVDFVLGREGEAPTYAETSTTEDGTFSLDGLPSGSFALWAVDARGASMWPDVAAGKEGLTLTLGEGLTLEGTVSSEDGALLAGARVTAVHTEHTRFFDTESGADGRYRLGPLPLASYRVAVSKEGWTPELAQGTEHEQVVLDRPRRLIGRVLSNGRPTPDVQVRAELWPELDDGKQNGVHPDRLTTTDAEGRFTFDGLWSSSAYLLTATRGGQHASLQVEQEAFPPEVILELGSALLVEGTVRDEAGHPVSGAFVAGKGYEASTDAEGHYRLGPMEPGPISVRVSASRYRGDSQRVESGPGNVRVDFTLAATVPIEGVVVDDEGHPEANAVLKLEQYVEDGDGETYSVGFTISDEEGLFRMEAPAPGAFNLDVRTGDELIREQQLVTAPSSNVRVVLPRKTRVSGTLTDERDAPIPGARVELWREGQSVRSMYLDTTDARGHFSIRSLEQGRFVLEATHVSGGVERSTSRPIELREREAVEVSLRLEAGWTLTGLAVDETGQPVAGVSVHTRLPQGATPAWRRGDEFGGLPPFTLTGADGRFTLRHLQTEEVWLEVLANGLRFAPSRSEGGQPELKRLLVRAGAPEVRLVLEHLGRIHGRLTGPDGAPLTRFSLNGKEAADPHGVFSRPIETSGTWRMEFTAKGMATVLREVEAQAGTDVDLGEIRLGAGRRVSGRVLDAETGEPLEGVSVLATRARISTVPIERHRGAVTTDADGNFSLPSVEPGPLQLFVEADHYRSQRLDLGAGDEEGLTVRLDQGASVEVSVRDAQGKPMDANLYLDRRGEPLTMRPYSIPNGSGIHRGLEPGSYRVYAFAPGIRRGSTVFDPQDVQLPASGQVKLDLVARSTGATLELRVDDSVRFSILFPGVAPAPRLFRDFPPVEARAFPYEGVLPGTVTYRNLPPGRATLFLVERSLQAFHREEIDLPAEGHLVREVTPAWQLFVFDGF, translated from the coding sequence ATGCGCAAGGGGACGGGGCTCGCGGTGGCCACGGGAGTACTGGCCATGGCGGTAGGACTGGGCATCGCCCTGAGCCGGCCGACGACGCCTTCGGCACCGGAGCAGGTGACACGCCCTGCCCGCGAGAGCACGGGCTTCGTCCTGGCAGCGCCTTCACCGCGCACGGACGGCGACCTGCGCATCCGTGGCGTCGTGCTTGGGGGCGGTGGCCCGCTCGCCGGAGTGCACGTCTTCGCCACGAGGCCCCAGCCCGGGCAGACGCTGTCGGAGCTGTCCTGCGGCGAAGTGCTCCAGCGGCGCGAGTGGCGCCAGAAGCTCCCGAACTGCATGAACGAAGCCGCGAGCGCAGTGGTGGACTTCGTCCTCGGGCGCGAGGGCGAAGCCCCCACATATGCGGAGACCTCCACCACGGAGGACGGCACCTTCTCCCTCGACGGGCTGCCCTCCGGAAGCTTCGCGCTCTGGGCGGTGGACGCGCGCGGCGCGAGCATGTGGCCGGACGTCGCGGCCGGGAAGGAGGGCCTCACCCTGACGCTCGGCGAGGGCCTCACGCTGGAGGGCACCGTCTCCAGCGAGGACGGAGCCCTGCTGGCCGGGGCGCGGGTGACAGCGGTGCACACGGAGCACACCCGCTTCTTCGACACGGAGAGCGGGGCGGACGGCCGCTACCGCCTCGGCCCGCTGCCGCTCGCGAGCTACCGCGTCGCCGTCTCGAAGGAGGGCTGGACTCCGGAGCTCGCGCAGGGGACCGAGCATGAGCAGGTGGTGCTCGACCGTCCGCGCCGTCTCATCGGCCGCGTCCTGAGCAACGGCCGGCCCACGCCCGACGTCCAGGTCCGGGCGGAGCTCTGGCCCGAGCTCGACGACGGCAAGCAGAATGGAGTCCACCCGGATCGCCTGACCACCACGGACGCGGAGGGCCGCTTCACCTTCGACGGGCTGTGGTCCTCCTCCGCGTACCTGCTCACGGCCACACGGGGCGGACAACACGCCTCGCTCCAGGTGGAACAAGAAGCGTTTCCACCCGAGGTCATCCTGGAGCTGGGCAGCGCGCTGCTCGTGGAGGGCACCGTCCGTGACGAGGCCGGTCACCCCGTTTCCGGAGCATTCGTGGCCGGCAAGGGGTACGAAGCCTCCACGGACGCCGAGGGCCACTACCGGCTCGGCCCCATGGAACCTGGCCCCATCAGCGTCAGGGTCAGCGCATCCCGGTATCGCGGTGACTCCCAGCGCGTGGAGTCCGGGCCAGGGAATGTCCGCGTGGACTTCACGCTCGCGGCCACCGTCCCCATCGAAGGCGTGGTCGTCGACGATGAAGGCCATCCGGAGGCCAACGCCGTCCTGAAACTCGAGCAATACGTCGAGGACGGAGACGGCGAGACCTACAGCGTCGGCTTCACCATTTCGGACGAGGAGGGCCTCTTCCGGATGGAGGCTCCCGCGCCGGGGGCCTTCAACCTCGACGTCCGGACCGGGGACGAGCTCATCCGCGAGCAACAGCTCGTCACGGCCCCGTCGTCGAACGTCCGGGTGGTGCTGCCTCGCAAGACCCGCGTGTCGGGGACGCTCACCGACGAGCGGGATGCGCCCATCCCCGGTGCCCGGGTGGAGCTGTGGCGCGAGGGACAGAGCGTGAGGTCCATGTACCTGGACACCACGGACGCACGGGGGCACTTCTCAATCCGGAGCCTGGAGCAGGGCCGCTTCGTGCTCGAGGCAACGCACGTGTCGGGCGGGGTGGAGCGCTCCACGTCCCGACCCATCGAGCTGCGCGAGCGCGAAGCGGTGGAGGTGTCCTTGCGGCTGGAGGCGGGGTGGACGCTCACGGGGCTCGCGGTGGACGAGACCGGCCAGCCCGTGGCCGGAGTCAGCGTGCACACGAGGCTTCCCCAGGGGGCCACGCCCGCATGGCGGCGCGGCGATGAGTTTGGAGGGCTGCCTCCCTTCACCCTCACCGGGGCGGATGGCCGCTTCACGCTGCGGCACCTCCAGACAGAGGAGGTCTGGCTGGAAGTCCTCGCGAACGGCCTTCGCTTCGCGCCCTCGCGCTCGGAGGGAGGTCAGCCGGAGCTCAAGCGGCTGCTCGTACGCGCCGGAGCTCCCGAGGTGCGACTCGTGCTGGAGCACCTGGGCCGCATCCATGGACGGCTCACCGGTCCGGACGGCGCGCCGCTGACGCGCTTCAGCCTGAACGGGAAGGAAGCAGCGGACCCGCACGGAGTCTTCTCCCGTCCCATCGAGACGTCGGGCACCTGGCGCATGGAGTTCACCGCGAAGGGAATGGCCACGGTGCTGCGCGAGGTGGAGGCGCAGGCGGGCACCGACGTGGACCTGGGGGAGATTCGGCTGGGCGCGGGCCGCCGGGTGTCGGGCCGGGTGCTGGACGCGGAGACGGGCGAGCCCCTGGAGGGAGTCAGTGTCCTCGCCACCCGCGCACGAATCAGCACCGTGCCCATCGAGCGGCACCGGGGCGCGGTGACGACGGATGCGGACGGAAACTTCTCACTGCCCTCCGTGGAGCCCGGCCCGCTCCAGCTCTTCGTGGAAGCGGACCACTACCGCTCCCAGCGTCTCGACCTCGGGGCGGGCGACGAGGAGGGACTGACGGTGCGTCTCGACCAGGGCGCCAGCGTGGAGGTCTCCGTCCGTGACGCCCAGGGAAAGCCGATGGACGCCAACCTCTACCTGGACCGGCGGGGAGAGCCCCTGACGATGCGCCCCTACTCGATTCCGAATGGCTCGGGCATCCACCGCGGCCTGGAGCCCGGGAGCTACCGGGTGTACGCCTTCGCTCCCGGCATCCGGCGAGGCTCCACCGTCTTCGACCCTCAGGACGTGCAGCTTCCCGCCAGCGGCCAGGTGAAGCTCGACCTGGTGGCGCGGAGCACGGGGGCCACGCTGGAGCTGCGCGTGGACGACTCCGTGAGGTTCAGCATCCTGTTCCCGGGCGTCGCGCCTGCCCCCCGCCTGTTCCGGGACTTTCCTCCCGTGGAGGCCCGC